From Calothrix sp. PCC 6303, a single genomic window includes:
- a CDS encoding gluconokinase codes for MIIIVMGVSGSGKTTVGKLLADSCGWEFSDADNFHSKENIEKMGRGIPLSEADRIPWLQDLQTAIKHWLQENKNVVLACSALKDSYRQFLTFDSAIHQDCFQNNYVQIVYLKGSYEIIQKRLQERENHYMSEILLDSQFDTLEEPLNSISMDIQNSPQVIVEDIRAVLNI; via the coding sequence ATGATTATAATCGTAATGGGTGTTTCCGGTTCTGGAAAAACTACCGTCGGCAAATTATTGGCAGATTCTTGTGGTTGGGAATTTAGTGATGCTGATAACTTCCACTCAAAAGAAAATATTGAGAAAATGGGACGCGGTATTCCTCTTTCCGAAGCTGACAGAATACCTTGGTTGCAAGATTTACAAACAGCAATTAAACACTGGTTACAAGAAAATAAAAATGTAGTTCTGGCATGTTCAGCATTAAAAGATAGCTATCGTCAATTTCTAACATTTGATAGTGCTATTCACCAGGACTGCTTTCAAAACAATTACGTACAAATAGTTTATCTCAAGGGGTCTTATGAAATCATTCAAAAGCGACTCCAAGAACGTGAAAACCATTACATGAGCGAAATACTTCTTGATAGTCAGTTTGATACCCTAGAAGAACCTTTGAACAGTATTTCTATGGATATTCAAAACTCTCCACAGGTAATTGTAGAAGATATTAGAGCAGTTTTGAATATTTAA